A portion of the Musa acuminata AAA Group cultivar baxijiao chromosome BXJ1-1, Cavendish_Baxijiao_AAA, whole genome shotgun sequence genome contains these proteins:
- the LOC135582637 gene encoding DNA topoisomerase 6 subunit B-like isoform X1: MDSSRGSSDELKRTNKGRSKTNCMAKESLLKQKSPAEFFAENKNIAGFDNPGKSLYTTVRELVENALDSAESISQLPDIELIIEEITKNKFNTMIGLVDRQRVDEELYDDFETTKAREKRLAKEARMQEIQAKNVALGKKLKEPPAIKGGKGRGEASFFKVTCKDNGRGMPHDEIPNMFGRVLSGTKYGLKQTRGKFGLGAKMALIWSKMSTGLPIEILSATRGQNYASFCRLDIDIHQNIPHVHLHEKRENKDKWHGAEIQIIIEGNWTTYRSKILHYMRQMAVITPYSQFFFKFISGISEKNLTIRFARRTDVMPPAPLETKHHPSAVDILLIKRLIAETSKQTLQQFLQHEFVNISKSYAERLVGEMGPDFGPKMAVKNLTSHQIVRIHQLFRQAKFDDPSGDCLSPAGEYNLRLGIIKELQPDMVATCSSSPQVFEGHPFIVEAGISLGGKDVKQGLNIFRFANRIPLLFEQGADVVTRTAMKKINWSSYKINQMQDKIGVFVSIVSTKVPFKGTGKEYIGDDITEISSAVKSAIKQCCLQLRSKIVKKLQARERQERKRNLTRYIPDASRAIMDVLEEMAQNYEPKRQRFDKEDDELLNKIASKEITEMTFGESLSQYVEQVDYEMALEYATQSGASEEPREPIYLSSLEGSYNSIVLSVGEQFEVSKTTPKLSDHTERLNLHQYLCRREKNLITAG, encoded by the exons ATGGATTCTAGCCGAGGAAGCTCGGATGAGTTGAAGAGGACAAATAAGGGCAGATCGAAGACGAATTGCATGGCAAAAGAAAGCCTTTTGAAGCAGA aaTCCCCGGCTGAGTTCTTCGCTGAGAACAAGAACATAGCTGGATTCGACAAT CCTGGAAAATCATTATACACAACCGTGAGAGAACTTGTGGAAAATGCTCTTGATTCGGCCGAGTCTATTTCTCAGCTCCCAGATATCGAGTTAATAAT AGAAGAGATCACTAAGAACAAATTCAACACAATGATTGGTCTTGTTGATCGACAGCGGGTTGATGAAGAACTTTATGATGATTTTGAGACTACTAAGGCTCGTGAG AAGCGTCTTGCCAAAGAGGCACGTATGCAAGAAATTCAAGCTAAGAATGTTGCCCTTGGGAAGAAGCTGAAAGAACCTCCTGCTATCAAGGGTGGGAAAGGTCGAGGTGAAGCATCATTCTTTAAAGTAACCTGTAAG GATAACGGAAGAGGGATGCCACATGATGAAATCCCAAATATGTTTGGAAGAG TTCTCTCTGGTACAAAATATGGGTTAAAACAAACACGTGGGAAATTTGGACTTGGTGCAAAAATG GCATTGATTTGGTCTAAGATGAGCACAGGGCTTCCCATCGAGATTCTGTCAGCTACAAGGGGCCAAAATTATGCATCTTTTTGTCGATTAGACATCGATATACATCA AAACATTCCTCATGTTCATCTACATGAAAAAAGGGAAAACAAAGACAAGTGGCATGGAGCTGAAATTCAAATTATCATCGAGGGCAACTGGACTACTTATCGT TCAAAGATTCTTCATTATATGCGGCAGATGGCTGTGATCACCCCTTATTCTCAgttcttttttaaatttatttcaggCATTTCAGA AAAGAATTTGACAATTAGATTTGCACGAAGAACAGATGTAATGCCTCCAGCTCCTCTTGAGACAAAGCACCACCCCTCTGCTGTTGATATACTACTCATCAAACGCCTTATTGCAGAAACTTCAAAGCAAACACTTCAGCAATTTCTTCAACATGAATTTGTAAATATAAGCAAGTCATATGCTGAACGTTTAGTGG GGGAAATGGGCCCTGATTTTGGTCCAAAAATGGCTGTGAAAAATCTAACATCTCATCAAATTGTTCGGATTCATCAACTATTTCGTCAGGCTAAATTTGATGATCCTAGTGGTGAT TGTCTTAGTCCAGCAGGGGAATACAATCTCCGTCTTGGAATCATTAAGGAGCTGCAGCCAGACATGGTTGCCACATGTTCAAGCAG TCCCCAGGTTTTTGAAGGGCATCCATTCATTGTTGAAGCTGGAATTAGCCTTGGCGGAAAAGATGTAAAACAA GGTCTTAATATATTCCGTTTTGCAAATCGTATACCACTTTTATTTGAGCAAGGAGCAGACGTCGTCACAAGAACTGCTATGAAAAAGATCAA CTGGAGTAGTTACAAGATCAATCAGATGCAAGATAAAATTGGTGTGTTTGTAAGCATTGTAAGCACAAAAGTACCCTTCAAAGGAACTGGGAAGGAATATATTGGAGATGATATTACTGAAATTTCTTCAGCAGTCAAG TCTGCTATCAAACAATGTTGTCTTCAACTGAGATCTAAAATAGTGAAGAAACTTCAAGCTCGTGAACGACAGGAGAGGAAACGCAATCTGACCAG GTACATTCCAGATGCTTCAAGAGCCATCATGGACGTCCTTGAAGAAATGGCTCAGAATTATGAACCGAAGAGGCAGCGCTTTGACAAAGAGGACGATGAACTTTTAAATAAAATAGCATCTAAGGAGATAACGGAGATGACCTTCGGAGAAAGcctttctcaatatgttgagcag gtGGATTATGAGATGGCCTTGGAATATGCTACACAAAGTGGAGCAAGCGAGGAACCAAGGGAACCCATTTATTTAAGTTCACTCGAAGGCTCCTACA ACTCGATTGTGTTGTCTGTTGGGGAACAATTTGAAGTTTCAAAAACCACACCGAAGCTGAGTGATC
- the LOC135582637 gene encoding DNA topoisomerase 6 subunit B-like isoform X2, producing the protein MDSSRGSSDELKRTNKGRSKTNCMAKESLLKQKSPAEFFAENKNIAGFDNPGKSLYTTVRELVENALDSAESISQLPDIELIIEEITKNKFNTMIGLVDRQRVDEELYDDFETTKAREKRLAKEARMQEIQAKNVALGKKLKEPPAIKGGKGRGEASFFKVTCKDNGRGMPHDEIPNMFGRVLSGTKYGLKQTRGKFGLGAKMALIWSKMSTGLPIEILSATRGQNYASFCRLDIDIHQNIPHVHLHEKRENKDKWHGAEIQIIIEGNWTTYRSKILHYMRQMAVITPYSQFFFKFISGISEKNLTIRFARRTDVMPPAPLETKHHPSAVDILLIKRLIAETSKQTLQQFLQHEFVNISKSYAERLVGEMGPDFGPKMAVKNLTSHQIVRIHQLFRQAKFDDPSGDCLSPAGEYNLRLGIIKELQPDMVATCSSSPQVFEGHPFIVEAGISLGGKDVKQGLNIFRFANRIPLLFEQGADVVTRTAMKKINWSSYKINQMQDKIGVFVSIVSTKVPFKGTGKEYIGDDITEISSAVKSAIKQCCLQLRSKIVKKLQARERQERKRNLTRYIPDASRAIMDVLEEMAQNYEPKRQRFDKEDDELLNKIASKEITEMTFGESLSQYVEQVDYEMALEYATQSGASEEPREPIYLSSLEGSYSYVDLHSPVFVFRLIT; encoded by the exons ATGGATTCTAGCCGAGGAAGCTCGGATGAGTTGAAGAGGACAAATAAGGGCAGATCGAAGACGAATTGCATGGCAAAAGAAAGCCTTTTGAAGCAGA aaTCCCCGGCTGAGTTCTTCGCTGAGAACAAGAACATAGCTGGATTCGACAAT CCTGGAAAATCATTATACACAACCGTGAGAGAACTTGTGGAAAATGCTCTTGATTCGGCCGAGTCTATTTCTCAGCTCCCAGATATCGAGTTAATAAT AGAAGAGATCACTAAGAACAAATTCAACACAATGATTGGTCTTGTTGATCGACAGCGGGTTGATGAAGAACTTTATGATGATTTTGAGACTACTAAGGCTCGTGAG AAGCGTCTTGCCAAAGAGGCACGTATGCAAGAAATTCAAGCTAAGAATGTTGCCCTTGGGAAGAAGCTGAAAGAACCTCCTGCTATCAAGGGTGGGAAAGGTCGAGGTGAAGCATCATTCTTTAAAGTAACCTGTAAG GATAACGGAAGAGGGATGCCACATGATGAAATCCCAAATATGTTTGGAAGAG TTCTCTCTGGTACAAAATATGGGTTAAAACAAACACGTGGGAAATTTGGACTTGGTGCAAAAATG GCATTGATTTGGTCTAAGATGAGCACAGGGCTTCCCATCGAGATTCTGTCAGCTACAAGGGGCCAAAATTATGCATCTTTTTGTCGATTAGACATCGATATACATCA AAACATTCCTCATGTTCATCTACATGAAAAAAGGGAAAACAAAGACAAGTGGCATGGAGCTGAAATTCAAATTATCATCGAGGGCAACTGGACTACTTATCGT TCAAAGATTCTTCATTATATGCGGCAGATGGCTGTGATCACCCCTTATTCTCAgttcttttttaaatttatttcaggCATTTCAGA AAAGAATTTGACAATTAGATTTGCACGAAGAACAGATGTAATGCCTCCAGCTCCTCTTGAGACAAAGCACCACCCCTCTGCTGTTGATATACTACTCATCAAACGCCTTATTGCAGAAACTTCAAAGCAAACACTTCAGCAATTTCTTCAACATGAATTTGTAAATATAAGCAAGTCATATGCTGAACGTTTAGTGG GGGAAATGGGCCCTGATTTTGGTCCAAAAATGGCTGTGAAAAATCTAACATCTCATCAAATTGTTCGGATTCATCAACTATTTCGTCAGGCTAAATTTGATGATCCTAGTGGTGAT TGTCTTAGTCCAGCAGGGGAATACAATCTCCGTCTTGGAATCATTAAGGAGCTGCAGCCAGACATGGTTGCCACATGTTCAAGCAG TCCCCAGGTTTTTGAAGGGCATCCATTCATTGTTGAAGCTGGAATTAGCCTTGGCGGAAAAGATGTAAAACAA GGTCTTAATATATTCCGTTTTGCAAATCGTATACCACTTTTATTTGAGCAAGGAGCAGACGTCGTCACAAGAACTGCTATGAAAAAGATCAA CTGGAGTAGTTACAAGATCAATCAGATGCAAGATAAAATTGGTGTGTTTGTAAGCATTGTAAGCACAAAAGTACCCTTCAAAGGAACTGGGAAGGAATATATTGGAGATGATATTACTGAAATTTCTTCAGCAGTCAAG TCTGCTATCAAACAATGTTGTCTTCAACTGAGATCTAAAATAGTGAAGAAACTTCAAGCTCGTGAACGACAGGAGAGGAAACGCAATCTGACCAG GTACATTCCAGATGCTTCAAGAGCCATCATGGACGTCCTTGAAGAAATGGCTCAGAATTATGAACCGAAGAGGCAGCGCTTTGACAAAGAGGACGATGAACTTTTAAATAAAATAGCATCTAAGGAGATAACGGAGATGACCTTCGGAGAAAGcctttctcaatatgttgagcag gtGGATTATGAGATGGCCTTGGAATATGCTACACAAAGTGGAGCAAGCGAGGAACCAAGGGAACCCATTTATTTAAGTTCACTCGAAGGCTCCTACAGTTACGTGGACCTTCATAGCCCTGTTTTCGTTTTTAGACTAATTACTTAg
- the LOC135582637 gene encoding DNA topoisomerase 6 subunit B-like isoform X3, producing the protein MIGLVDRQRVDEELYDDFETTKAREKRLAKEARMQEIQAKNVALGKKLKEPPAIKGGKGRGEASFFKVTCKDNGRGMPHDEIPNMFGRVLSGTKYGLKQTRGKFGLGAKMALIWSKMSTGLPIEILSATRGQNYASFCRLDIDIHQNIPHVHLHEKRENKDKWHGAEIQIIIEGNWTTYRSKILHYMRQMAVITPYSQFFFKFISGISEKNLTIRFARRTDVMPPAPLETKHHPSAVDILLIKRLIAETSKQTLQQFLQHEFVNISKSYAERLVGEMGPDFGPKMAVKNLTSHQIVRIHQLFRQAKFDDPSGDCLSPAGEYNLRLGIIKELQPDMVATCSSSPQVFEGHPFIVEAGISLGGKDVKQGLNIFRFANRIPLLFEQGADVVTRTAMKKINWSSYKINQMQDKIGVFVSIVSTKVPFKGTGKEYIGDDITEISSAVKSAIKQCCLQLRSKIVKKLQARERQERKRNLTRYIPDASRAIMDVLEEMAQNYEPKRQRFDKEDDELLNKIASKEITEMTFGESLSQYVEQVDYEMALEYATQSGASEEPREPIYLSSLEGSYNSIVLSVGEQFEVSKTTPKLSDHTERLNLHQYLCRREKNLITAG; encoded by the exons ATGATTGGTCTTGTTGATCGACAGCGGGTTGATGAAGAACTTTATGATGATTTTGAGACTACTAAGGCTCGTGAG AAGCGTCTTGCCAAAGAGGCACGTATGCAAGAAATTCAAGCTAAGAATGTTGCCCTTGGGAAGAAGCTGAAAGAACCTCCTGCTATCAAGGGTGGGAAAGGTCGAGGTGAAGCATCATTCTTTAAAGTAACCTGTAAG GATAACGGAAGAGGGATGCCACATGATGAAATCCCAAATATGTTTGGAAGAG TTCTCTCTGGTACAAAATATGGGTTAAAACAAACACGTGGGAAATTTGGACTTGGTGCAAAAATG GCATTGATTTGGTCTAAGATGAGCACAGGGCTTCCCATCGAGATTCTGTCAGCTACAAGGGGCCAAAATTATGCATCTTTTTGTCGATTAGACATCGATATACATCA AAACATTCCTCATGTTCATCTACATGAAAAAAGGGAAAACAAAGACAAGTGGCATGGAGCTGAAATTCAAATTATCATCGAGGGCAACTGGACTACTTATCGT TCAAAGATTCTTCATTATATGCGGCAGATGGCTGTGATCACCCCTTATTCTCAgttcttttttaaatttatttcaggCATTTCAGA AAAGAATTTGACAATTAGATTTGCACGAAGAACAGATGTAATGCCTCCAGCTCCTCTTGAGACAAAGCACCACCCCTCTGCTGTTGATATACTACTCATCAAACGCCTTATTGCAGAAACTTCAAAGCAAACACTTCAGCAATTTCTTCAACATGAATTTGTAAATATAAGCAAGTCATATGCTGAACGTTTAGTGG GGGAAATGGGCCCTGATTTTGGTCCAAAAATGGCTGTGAAAAATCTAACATCTCATCAAATTGTTCGGATTCATCAACTATTTCGTCAGGCTAAATTTGATGATCCTAGTGGTGAT TGTCTTAGTCCAGCAGGGGAATACAATCTCCGTCTTGGAATCATTAAGGAGCTGCAGCCAGACATGGTTGCCACATGTTCAAGCAG TCCCCAGGTTTTTGAAGGGCATCCATTCATTGTTGAAGCTGGAATTAGCCTTGGCGGAAAAGATGTAAAACAA GGTCTTAATATATTCCGTTTTGCAAATCGTATACCACTTTTATTTGAGCAAGGAGCAGACGTCGTCACAAGAACTGCTATGAAAAAGATCAA CTGGAGTAGTTACAAGATCAATCAGATGCAAGATAAAATTGGTGTGTTTGTAAGCATTGTAAGCACAAAAGTACCCTTCAAAGGAACTGGGAAGGAATATATTGGAGATGATATTACTGAAATTTCTTCAGCAGTCAAG TCTGCTATCAAACAATGTTGTCTTCAACTGAGATCTAAAATAGTGAAGAAACTTCAAGCTCGTGAACGACAGGAGAGGAAACGCAATCTGACCAG GTACATTCCAGATGCTTCAAGAGCCATCATGGACGTCCTTGAAGAAATGGCTCAGAATTATGAACCGAAGAGGCAGCGCTTTGACAAAGAGGACGATGAACTTTTAAATAAAATAGCATCTAAGGAGATAACGGAGATGACCTTCGGAGAAAGcctttctcaatatgttgagcag gtGGATTATGAGATGGCCTTGGAATATGCTACACAAAGTGGAGCAAGCGAGGAACCAAGGGAACCCATTTATTTAAGTTCACTCGAAGGCTCCTACA ACTCGATTGTGTTGTCTGTTGGGGAACAATTTGAAGTTTCAAAAACCACACCGAAGCTGAGTGATC